The DNA segment CAGCCGCGGACTCGGGCTAGGTCATGCCACCAGGGATCTGGCCATAGCCAGGGAGGTCACCTCTTTGAGGAAGGATGTAGAGCTGAAGTTCATTTCATACGCCTCAGGTGCGGAGTTTCTCAAGGATAAACCCTTCCCGTTAACAGATCTGAATCTCCCCGCCATTGGTAAGGATGGGGAGCGGATATTTAAGATAACCGAGGTGATCGGTTCCGAAAGTCCCGATCTGATCGTGACCGATGAGGAGCTTCATGCCCTGCCGATCGCCCGAGGTTTTAACATCCCCTCGGTGCTTATAACCAACTGGTTTCAAGCCGATGATCCTGAAGTCTCCGCTCTTTTCGAACTCGCTGACATGATCATCGTCCCCGATTACAAGGAAGGATTCCACATGACCCTCACGGCCAAGGATAGAATCCTCTGGACAGGTCCGATATGGACGAAGGAGACAGAACCTACGGAGGAGAACCGGAGGAGAGCCAGGCAAGAGCTGGATATCCCCCCGTCGGTCAAGCTCATACTACTCATGCATGGGGCGGGCGACGTGATGGATATTCCGTTTTTGGAGCGAGCAGCTAAAGCATATCAGCTCCTCGAAATACCAAGCAGGCTGATGATATTCGCCGGGAAGTTCCACGAGATGTTCAAACACCTGGAGGAGAGAGGAAATATCCAGGTGATGGGATACACTGAGCGACTTGACCCTTATATCCTGGCGGCTGACCTGGCCATAACCAGAGGCGGTCACACTTCCCTTTGGGAATTAGCTATGGCCGGGATACCAGCGATCGCTATCCCTCGACCAAAACATATCTCACCTATGAACGAGATATATGCTAAGAACATGGAATGGCGAGGAACAGCGATGATGATCCAGGAGGAAGAGCTCGCGCCCGAACTCCTTAAAGAGAAAATGGAGTTGATATTGACCGACGAGAGGATCTGGAGGAAGATGTCAAAAGCCGGTAGGGAATACTCCATATCGAAAGGTGCCTCTGTCGCAGCGCAAGCCATATTAACCTTGGCGGAGGTGAGTCATGCCCAAGATCGTTAGCGTCATAATGCCGACGTACAACAAGAAGATGTCGCTTGAGCTGACATTGACCTCGTTCTACAATCAAAGCTATCCAACTGACCGGTTCGAGGTGGTAGTGATAGATGATGGCTCACAGGATGGAACTGACAAGTTGCTTTCTAAGCTAGCCCCTCCGTTTGAGATGAAGGTCATATCGCAGGAGAACAAGGGCAGAGCGGCTGCTAGGAATGTTGGATTAAAAGCCGCCGAGGGAAAAATAATCCTCTTCTGCGATGATGATAGGGTGGTGGAACCGTCGTTCATCGAGGAACATGCGAGATTTCATGATGAACCAGGTTGCGTAGTGGCAGGCTATAGGTATAACTTTACACCGTTCATGCCCGAATCCTTCGAATATGAGACGTCTCCTGAGCTAGACCCAAATGATCTGCCGATACAGCATCTGATTGACAAGGACGATATCCTTTACCACTTCGACAAGGTCAGATCACAGGCCTATGAAGAAGGGTTCATAAACAGAGCCGCCAGAAAGGCCGTGCAGATCTTCGGAAATGATCTTTCAAGGTTCAAGGTTCCATGGGTCTTCTTCGTGACTAGCAACGTGTCAGCACCGAAAGAAGCGCTGTTCGAAGTCGGACTCTTCGATGAGAAGTTCAAAGGGTGGGGATTGGAGGATTGGGAGCTGGGATATAGACTATACAGAATGGGACTTAAGTTCAAGATAAATGAGAAAGCTCGCAACTACCATGCCGAACACATAAGGAATGTTCGTAAGATCCTAAAAGAGGAAGTGCTGAACTATCGGTATTTCTGCGAGAAACACCCCTATTTCGAGATATATCTACTTTGGAGGTTTCAGAAACGGAGGTTGGAGATAGATGAGTATAATGCCCTCGTGACGGAGTTTTACAACCCGGAGCCCAACTCCTCCCTTCGGGAGGATTACCTGCGGCTTGTCAAACGGGAAAGCGAATTGTACGTCGAGGAATATTTGAAGAAGCTATGAAGGTAAAAAACGTTCTTTCGACTTTTTCGAACATACCGAAGCTTTTAAAGCTCGTATGGGATTCGAGCAAAATCTACACGATTTGTATAGGGTTCATCCTGCTGTTTCAAGCTCTCCTGCCGCCTATACAGCTTTGGGTGGGCAAGCTAATTGTAGATGGGATAGTCGCCAGGAAAACGGTGGGATATCTTATCTGGCTGATCTGTATGGAATTGGGAATAGCGTTCTTAAGCAACTTCATCGGCAGGGTATATGTCATAGTTCAGAACATATTGATGGATCTGCTGACGATTCAGGTTGGAATTTTGATCATGGAGAAATCGATCGAGTTGGACATGAGGTATTACGAGAATCCTGTCTTCTACAATGAGCTTCAAAGGGCACAGCAGGAGGGCAGCACTAGACCCGTCTCAACTGTGCTTTCTATGTTCCGTCTCATCCAGCATATCTTCAACGGTATAGCGATGACGGCGCTTGCCATAAGATTGAACTGGATGATAGCAACACTTCTTATCGTTATCTCTCTCCCTGCCTTCATTGTAGATCTAAGATATTCGCAGCATAAATATTTCCTCCGATACTTTCAGACCCCAGAGTCAAGGAAGGCAGGTTACTTCAATATGATTCTCACCTCAAACGTTTACATCAAGGAAGTTAAACTCTTCAATCTGGGCAGGTACTTCATCGATAGATGGAGAGCGATCTATAGTCGGTTTCACAGGGAAAACAGATCTCTCTCCATACGGAACAACCTCACTTCGTCCTTGGTCGGTTTGATTTCACAACTGGGATTTTACGGTGCTTACGGATATGTAGTTATAAAAGCGCTCTTCAGGCATATCACCTTGGGCGATCTGACCATGTATTCACAGGCGTTCGGAAGATTACAGGGGTCTTTCAGATCCATGTTGTCGGAGCTCTCATCCCTCTATGAAAGTGGGTTGTTCGTCACCAATCTGTTCAACTTTCTCAGCTTGAAACCCGAGATTAAAGATGCTCCCGATGCGGTGCCCTTCCCCGAGCGGATAGAAAAAGGGATAGAGTTCAAAAATGTCTCGTTCCGTTATGTCGATGATGGAGAGATGGTTTTGAAAGGGATAAATCTGAGGATAAACCCCGGCGAGACGGTAGCGTTAGTAGGTGAAAACGGTGCAGGCAAAACCACACTGGTGAAGCTGCTGACCAGGCTTTACGATCCCACGGAAGGTGCTATATTGATAGACGGGGTGGATATAAGGAAGATAAGGATTTCAGACCTGACACGCAACATAGGCGTGATATTTCAGGATTTCGCTCGTTATCTTCTCACCGTCAGGGAGAACATAGGCTTCGGCGATATCGAGAGGATGTGGGATATGAGGAGGATAGAAAGCGCCGCCAGGAAGGGAGGTGCGGATGAACTTATACGCAGGCTGCCAAAAGGGTATGAGACGCCTTTAGGCAGGATGTTCGAGGGAGGAGTTGAGCTTTCAATAGGGAATGGCAGAAGATCGCTCTCTCCAGAGCTTTCATGAAGGATGCTAGGATACTGATCCTGGACGAACCCACATCCGCCCTCGACCCGATGACAGAATATGAGGTGTTCAAGAGGTTTAGGAAACTGACAGAAGGGAAAATCACTATTCTTATCTCCCACCGGTTCTCCACCGTCAGAATGGCCGACAGGATCTTCGTGATGGAAAGGGGGAGGATAATCGAGCAGGGCACCCATGAGGAGCTTCTCAGGCTGAACGGAAAATACGCCCTGATGTTCAACATGCAGGCTGAAAAATATAGATAGGAAAATTATCTGAGAAAAATCCACTCCTTGG comes from the Candidatus Poribacteria bacterium genome and includes:
- a CDS encoding glycosyltransferase family 2 protein: MPKIVSVIMPTYNKKMSLELTLTSFYNQSYPTDRFEVVVIDDGSQDGTDKLLSKLAPPFEMKVISQENKGRAAARNVGLKAAEGKIILFCDDDRVVEPSFIEEHARFHDEPGCVVAGYRYNFTPFMPESFEYETSPELDPNDLPIQHLIDKDDILYHFDKVRSQAYEEGFINRAARKAVQIFGNDLSRFKVPWVFFVTSNVSAPKEALFEVGLFDEKFKGWGLEDWELGYRLYRMGLKFKINEKARNYHAEHIRNVRKILKEEVLNYRYFCEKHPYFEIYLLWRFQKRRLEIDEYNALVTEFYNPEPNSSLREDYLRLVKRESELYVEEYLKKL
- a CDS encoding ABC transporter ATP-binding protein codes for the protein MKVKNVLSTFSNIPKLLKLVWDSSKIYTICIGFILLFQALLPPIQLWVGKLIVDGIVARKTVGYLIWLICMELGIAFLSNFIGRVYVIVQNILMDLLTIQVGILIMEKSIELDMRYYENPVFYNELQRAQQEGSTRPVSTVLSMFRLIQHIFNGIAMTALAIRLNWMIATLLIVISLPAFIVDLRYSQHKYFLRYFQTPESRKAGYFNMILTSNVYIKEVKLFNLGRYFIDRWRAIYSRFHRENRSLSIRNNLTSSLVGLISQLGFYGAYGYVVIKALFRHITLGDLTMYSQAFGRLQGSFRSMLSELSSLYESGLFVTNLFNFLSLKPEIKDAPDAVPFPERIEKGIEFKNVSFRYVDDGEMVLKGINLRINPGETVALVGENGAGKTTLVKLLTRLYDPTEGAILIDGVDIRKIRISDLTRNIGVIFQDFARYLLTVRENIGFGDIERMWDMRRIESAARKGGADELIRRLPKGYETPLGRMFEGGVELSIGNGRRSLSPELS